The Pleurodeles waltl isolate 20211129_DDA chromosome 7, aPleWal1.hap1.20221129, whole genome shotgun sequence genome includes a region encoding these proteins:
- the LOC138246780 gene encoding olfactory receptor 1G1-like, translating into MKRENLSTAEDFLIIGFSDLPLLQLPIYIAFLLIYLISVVGNLLILVTIHFSSNLHTPMYFFLMQLSFIDIVYMSNIFPHMLVHFFMEGTHISFSGCLLQMYFFLAMISLESLLLTVMAYDRYVAICNPLQYLNIINREMCVFLAAGTWVLGFINAIPYTAQVSTLSFCASHTINHFFCDITALMKISCTSTQGIEILTYINGVLASLMSCIPIVISYINIALAIMRIKSKGGRNKAVSTCASHLTMVILLYTSFCAMYMRPTSFYSLKQNKILSLSYIAVTPLCNPFIYGLRNTELKNALLKIILQQK; encoded by the coding sequence ATGAAGAGAGAAAATTTGAGCACAGCGGAAGATTTCCTGATAATAGGATTTTCAGACCTTCCACTCTTGCAACTTCCAATTTATATTGCATTTTTACTGATTTATTTGATAAGTGTTGTGGGGAACCTTCTTATCTTGGTGACAATTCACTTTAGTTCAAACCTTCACACACCGATGTATTTTTTCCTTATGCAGTTATCCTTCATTGATATTGTTTATATGTCAAATATTTTTCCACATATGCTTGTCCACTTCTTTATGGAGGGAACACATATTTCGTTCTCTGGGtgtctgctgcagatgtacttTTTTTTGGCCATGATTTCTCTCGAGTCCCTACTTCTCACAGTTATGGCATATGATCGATACGTGGCCATTTGTAATCCCTTACAATACTTAAACATCATAAATAGGGAGATGTGTGTGTTCTTGGCTGCTGGAACCTGGGTACTTGGTTTCATAAATGCAATACCATACACTGCACAAGTATCCACACTCTCCTTCTGTGCAAGTCACACAATCAACCACTTCTTCTGTGACATAACTGCTCTGATGAAGATTTCATGTACAAGCACTCAAGGCATTGAGATACTAACATACATCAATGGTGTGTTAGCATCACTTATGTCATGTATTCCTATTGTAATATCTTATATCAATATTGCATTGGCTATTATGAGAATAAAATCTAAAGGAGGGAGGAACAAGGCTGTGTCCACGTGTGCTTCCCACCTCACTATGGTTATTTTATTATACACATCTTTCTGTGCTATGTATATGCGACCAACATCATTTTATTCTTTGAAACAGAACAAGATATTGTCTTTGTCATATATTGCTGTGACTCCACTGTGTAACCCATTCATATATGGTCTTAGAAACACAGAGTTAAAAAATGCCTTGTTGAAGATAATCTTGCAGCAAAAATAA